In Sphingobacterium sp. PCS056, the following proteins share a genomic window:
- the secA gene encoding preprotein translocase subunit SecA, whose amino-acid sequence MLKFLSKLFGSKSERDIKGVQPIVEKIKSEYEQLSSLTDDELRGKTADFKNRIKGYLADIDTEISTLKAEAEADDLDMSQKTAIYENVDKLSKDRDKKLEEVLMDILPEAFAVVKETSRRLTENKQLVVKATDFDREIAAQKQNVVIQGDQATWKNVWLAAGTEVTWNMVHYDVQLIGGIVLHQGKIAQMATGEGKTLVGTLPTYLNALAGNGVHIVTVNDYLARRDSEWNAPLFEFHGLSVDCIDKHQPNSPQRRKAYASDIVYGTNNEFGFDYLRDNMTQTPEALVQGKLHFAMVDEVDSVLIDDARTPLIISGPIPRGDQHEFYQLKPRIERLVNAQKAYINTVLNEAKKAVKAGDIDPEKGGLALFRAYRGLPKNKALIKYLSEDNHRQILQKVENYYMQEQNKNMPKADAELFFVIDEKNNQVELTEKGIELITASGEDPSFFILPDVGSEIADIEKADIPLEEKANRKEELLRDYSIKAERIHSINQLLKAYTLFENDVEYIVDEGKVKIVDEQTGRIMDGRRYSDGLHQAIEAKENVKVEDATQTYATITLQNYFRMYHKLAGMTGTASTEAGELWEIYKLDVVEIPTNRVALRDDRQDFIYRTAREKYNAVAEEIQKLTEAGRPVLVGTTSVEISELLSRMLQLRKVKHNVLNAKLHQKEADIVAEAGQPGQVTIATNMAGRGTDIKLTDEVKAAGGLAIIGTERHESRRVDRQLRGRAGRQGDPGSSQFFVSLEDNLMRLFASERISNIMVKMGVEEGEVMQHSMLTKSIERAQRKVEENNFGIRKRLLEYDDVMNSQRTVIYTKRKNALFGERLDVDLNNMIFDVVEEIVVDAKEGGSYEDFQIEVIRVFAVNPEISEEEFTNLKIEGLTDRLFEQIINAYHTKLNTVAAHTMPVLQNVFEERGNVVENVVIPFSDGLRGIQVATNLKKAIETGGREVFKSFEKGIVLALIDEAWKEHLREMDDLKQSVQNAVYEQKDPIIIYKMEAFNLFKSMLAAMNKDIVSFIFKGEIPGQNMQSVPERLVQAPPVQVKATKAELESPIGVSAEDVDTRDLGPTQPIRNENAIGRNDDCPCGSGKKYKNCHGANS is encoded by the coding sequence ATGTTAAAATTTTTAAGTAAATTATTTGGAAGTAAATCCGAGCGAGATATTAAGGGAGTTCAACCAATTGTAGAAAAAATCAAATCGGAATACGAGCAGCTTTCGTCACTTACTGATGATGAATTGCGTGGCAAAACGGCTGATTTCAAAAATAGAATTAAAGGATATTTAGCAGATATTGATACCGAGATCTCTACTTTAAAAGCAGAAGCTGAGGCTGATGACCTGGATATGTCTCAGAAAACTGCGATATATGAAAACGTGGATAAATTATCCAAAGATCGTGATAAAAAATTAGAAGAAGTTTTGATGGATATTTTACCTGAAGCATTTGCCGTGGTAAAAGAAACATCTAGACGTCTGACAGAAAATAAACAATTAGTCGTTAAAGCAACCGATTTTGATCGAGAAATCGCTGCACAAAAACAAAATGTAGTGATCCAAGGTGATCAGGCGACATGGAAAAATGTGTGGTTGGCTGCGGGAACTGAGGTAACCTGGAACATGGTACATTATGATGTGCAGTTGATTGGCGGTATTGTATTGCACCAAGGTAAAATTGCACAGATGGCTACCGGTGAGGGTAAGACTTTGGTAGGTACCTTGCCGACTTATTTGAATGCGTTAGCCGGTAATGGTGTACATATAGTAACGGTCAATGATTATCTAGCACGTCGTGACTCGGAGTGGAATGCACCATTGTTCGAGTTTCATGGTTTAAGTGTAGATTGTATTGATAAACATCAACCAAATTCACCACAAAGACGTAAAGCTTATGCTTCTGATATCGTTTATGGTACCAATAACGAATTTGGTTTCGATTATTTACGTGATAATATGACGCAGACTCCTGAAGCATTAGTACAAGGGAAGCTGCATTTTGCGATGGTGGATGAGGTCGATTCAGTGTTAATTGATGATGCTCGTACACCTTTGATTATTTCAGGTCCTATTCCTCGTGGTGATCAGCATGAATTCTACCAATTAAAACCACGTATCGAACGTTTGGTAAATGCTCAAAAAGCCTATATCAACACGGTATTGAATGAAGCTAAGAAAGCGGTTAAGGCTGGAGATATTGATCCAGAAAAAGGTGGCTTGGCCTTATTTAGAGCTTACCGCGGATTGCCTAAAAATAAAGCCCTGATTAAATACTTAAGTGAAGATAATCATCGTCAGATTTTGCAAAAAGTAGAGAACTACTACATGCAAGAGCAGAACAAAAATATGCCTAAGGCGGATGCCGAATTATTTTTTGTGATCGATGAGAAAAACAATCAAGTAGAATTAACAGAAAAAGGGATTGAATTAATCACGGCTTCTGGAGAAGATCCTTCATTCTTTATCTTACCGGATGTAGGTTCTGAAATTGCTGATATTGAAAAAGCTGATATTCCTTTAGAGGAGAAGGCTAACCGCAAAGAGGAATTATTGCGTGATTATTCGATCAAAGCAGAGCGTATTCACTCGATCAACCAATTATTAAAAGCATATACTTTATTTGAAAATGATGTTGAGTACATCGTTGACGAGGGAAAGGTTAAAATTGTAGATGAGCAAACCGGACGTATCATGGATGGTCGTCGTTACTCAGATGGTTTGCACCAAGCGATTGAAGCAAAAGAGAATGTAAAGGTAGAAGATGCTACACAGACTTATGCAACCATTACTTTACAAAATTACTTCCGTATGTACCACAAACTTGCAGGTATGACGGGTACAGCTTCTACTGAGGCGGGTGAGCTTTGGGAAATATATAAATTGGACGTGGTCGAAATTCCGACCAACCGCGTTGCTTTACGTGATGACCGTCAAGATTTTATTTACCGTACTGCTCGTGAAAAATATAATGCTGTTGCAGAAGAAATTCAAAAATTGACAGAAGCAGGTAGACCCGTTTTAGTGGGTACAACATCTGTTGAAATCTCTGAGTTATTGAGCCGTATGCTCCAATTGCGTAAGGTTAAACATAATGTCTTAAACGCAAAACTACACCAGAAAGAAGCTGATATTGTTGCTGAAGCAGGTCAACCTGGTCAAGTAACGATCGCAACAAACATGGCTGGTCGTGGAACGGATATTAAGTTAACAGACGAAGTTAAAGCTGCTGGTGGTCTAGCGATCATCGGTACCGAGCGTCACGAGTCACGTCGTGTCGATCGTCAGTTACGTGGTCGTGCTGGTCGTCAAGGGGATCCGGGATCATCGCAATTCTTCGTTTCATTGGAAGATAACTTGATGCGTCTATTTGCTTCGGAGCGTATCTCTAACATCATGGTTAAGATGGGAGTTGAAGAAGGTGAAGTGATGCAGCATAGCATGCTGACCAAATCAATCGAACGTGCGCAACGTAAAGTTGAAGAAAACAACTTTGGTATTCGTAAACGACTTTTGGAGTATGATGATGTGATGAACTCACAGCGTACGGTTATCTATACAAAACGTAAAAATGCTTTGTTCGGAGAACGTCTAGATGTCGATTTGAATAACATGATTTTTGATGTTGTCGAAGAAATCGTGGTTGATGCCAAAGAGGGTGGTTCTTATGAAGATTTTCAAATTGAGGTGATCCGTGTGTTTGCTGTCAATCCGGAGATTTCGGAAGAAGAATTTACAAACTTAAAAATTGAAGGGTTGACTGATCGTTTGTTTGAACAGATCATTAATGCTTACCATACTAAATTAAACACCGTAGCGGCTCATACGATGCCTGTGCTTCAAAATGTGTTTGAAGAACGTGGGAATGTGGTTGAAAATGTTGTTATTCCTTTCTCTGATGGTCTTCGTGGCATCCAAGTTGCTACAAACTTGAAGAAAGCGATTGAAACTGGAGGAAGAGAAGTTTTCAAATCATTTGAAAAGGGGATTGTTCTAGCTTTAATTGATGAAGCATGGAAAGAGCATTTACGTGAAATGGATGACTTAAAACAATCTGTTCAAAATGCTGTTTACGAGCAAAAGGATCCGATCATTATCTATAAAATGGAGGCTTTTAACTTATTTAAATCGATGTTAGCGGCTATGAATAAGGATATTGTTAGCTTCATTTTTAAAGGTGAGATACCAGGACAAAATATGCAAAGTGTTCCTGAGCGTTTGGTACAGGCACCTCCAGTTCAAGTGAAAGCTACAAAAGCAGAATTAGAATCTCCAATAGGGGTGAGTGCTGAAGATGTAGATACACGTGACTTGGGACCTACACAGCCTATTCGGAATGAAAATGCAATTGGCCGCAATGATGATTGTCCTTGTGGTTCAGGAAAGAAATACAAAAACTGCCACGGCGCTAATAGTTAG
- a CDS encoding menaquinone biosynthesis family protein, translated as MKLTLGFSPCPNDTFIFDALIHHKIDTEGLEFDVVYEDVETLNLKAFKGDLAITKLSYHAFAYAIEDYELLDAGSALGFGVGPMLITHDEHLARELQEKLSSNTPLTAALQQLKVGYPGKYTTANFLLGLAFPELKNKKELVFSEIEGALLSGDIDLGLIIHENRFTYQEKGLFKVVDLGDYWEKTTNCPIPLGGIVVKRSIPADIKEKLNRILRASVEYAFANPTSGLEFIKSHAQEMSIEVMYKHIDLYVNKYSIVLGKEGRSAIEIMFNKAQDMGFIPKTDKNLFLS; from the coding sequence ATGAAATTGACATTGGGTTTTTCCCCTTGTCCTAATGATACCTTCATTTTTGATGCACTTATCCATCATAAAATAGATACAGAAGGACTAGAATTTGACGTTGTTTATGAAGATGTCGAAACCTTAAATCTAAAAGCTTTTAAGGGAGACTTAGCCATAACGAAATTGAGCTATCATGCTTTTGCCTATGCGATAGAAGATTATGAGCTTTTGGATGCAGGTAGTGCATTAGGATTTGGAGTTGGACCGATGTTGATCACTCACGATGAGCATTTGGCTAGAGAGCTTCAAGAAAAACTGTCTTCGAATACCCCATTGACGGCAGCATTGCAACAATTAAAGGTTGGCTATCCCGGCAAGTACACAACTGCTAATTTCTTATTAGGTTTAGCTTTTCCAGAACTGAAGAATAAAAAAGAGCTTGTTTTTTCAGAGATCGAAGGAGCTTTGTTGTCTGGCGATATCGATTTGGGGTTAATTATTCATGAAAATCGATTCACCTATCAGGAAAAAGGGCTTTTTAAAGTCGTTGATTTGGGAGATTACTGGGAAAAAACGACAAATTGTCCTATTCCATTGGGCGGTATTGTAGTGAAAAGAAGTATTCCTGCCGATATTAAGGAAAAACTGAATCGTATTTTGCGAGCAAGTGTCGAATACGCTTTTGCTAACCCTACATCAGGTCTGGAGTTTATCAAGTCACATGCGCAGGAGATGAGTATTGAAGTGATGTATAAACACATCGATCTTTATGTCAATAAGTATTCTATAGTGCTTGGAAAAGAGGGACGTTCAGCAATTGAAATCATGTTTAATAAGGCTCAGGATATGGGCTTTATCCCGAAAACGGACAAGAATTTATTTTTGTCATAA
- the surE gene encoding 5'/3'-nucleotidase SurE — MTKKKPTILVVNDDGITAPGIKVLIEEMQKIGHVVVVAPDSPQSGMGHAITIGRPLRLDRIDLYDGVEMYKCSGTPVDCVKLAVNKIFKGRKPDVCVSGINHGLNHSINVLYSGTMSAAVEGAIEGIPSIGFSLDNFDYDADFSHCRPYLLSITKQVLANGLPKGSLLNVNFPKDEAKGIKICRQAGGHYVEEFDERVDPRDRDYYWMTGRFELEDRGEDTDSYALSKGYVAIVPTQFDMTAHHVIPQLNSWAFDS; from the coding sequence ATGACAAAGAAAAAACCAACCATCTTGGTGGTGAATGATGATGGCATTACTGCGCCTGGTATTAAAGTTTTGATTGAAGAAATGCAAAAAATAGGACACGTGGTTGTCGTTGCTCCTGATAGTCCACAATCGGGCATGGGACATGCTATTACAATCGGCCGACCTTTGCGTTTAGATCGTATTGACTTATATGACGGTGTGGAGATGTATAAATGTTCAGGAACTCCGGTAGATTGTGTTAAATTGGCTGTTAACAAGATTTTTAAAGGACGTAAACCAGACGTATGTGTTTCGGGTATTAATCATGGATTAAACCATTCGATCAATGTATTATATTCGGGAACGATGTCTGCGGCAGTTGAAGGAGCGATTGAAGGAATTCCATCTATTGGATTTTCTTTAGATAATTTTGACTATGATGCTGATTTTTCACATTGTAGACCGTATCTCCTTTCGATTACCAAACAAGTACTGGCAAATGGTCTTCCAAAAGGATCTTTATTAAATGTCAATTTTCCTAAAGATGAAGCCAAAGGAATTAAAATCTGTCGTCAGGCAGGTGGGCATTATGTCGAAGAGTTTGATGAGCGTGTCGATCCTAGAGATCGAGATTATTATTGGATGACAGGTAGATTTGAGTTGGAAGATCGGGGCGAGGATACGGATTCGTATGCTTTAAGTAAAGGATATGTAGCTATAGTTCCAACGCAGTTTGATATGACCGCTCACCACGTCATCCCTCAATTAAATTCTTGGGCATTCGATAGTTAG
- a CDS encoding AEC family transporter, whose translation MVNFILIIFCICAGMLFKHFKLIPENASKSINIWVLYIALPAVSFKYIPQISWSTQLIFPVLSPILVVAGSWIFMELYCRYKGYSQRSRSTLELSSAYSNTSFIGFPLIIAYYGEQNLSIAIICDQVNFMLLSTVGIICAIKGDRSHNEGIKVGALLKRLFTFPPFIACVLAVILSQYVDLGITEPFFDKIASTVAPLALFSVGLQLQFKGMKREISQISMTLLYKLMLAPALVLLAAVAMGIKGDIARVSIMEAAMPTLITASMVVQQFRLNTKLINLIIGLGIILSLFTTALWSYIISIFI comes from the coding sequence ATGGTCAATTTTATACTTATCATATTCTGCATATGCGCCGGAATGCTGTTTAAGCATTTCAAACTCATTCCTGAAAATGCTTCTAAAAGCATTAATATTTGGGTATTGTACATCGCCTTGCCTGCAGTATCTTTTAAATATATTCCACAGATCAGTTGGAGCACTCAACTGATCTTTCCGGTGTTATCGCCTATATTAGTGGTTGCAGGAAGTTGGATATTTATGGAATTGTATTGTCGATATAAAGGCTATAGCCAACGTTCTCGGAGTACATTAGAATTATCTTCAGCGTATAGTAATACCTCTTTTATTGGGTTTCCATTGATCATCGCCTATTACGGGGAGCAAAACCTCAGCATTGCCATTATTTGTGACCAGGTCAATTTTATGCTTTTATCTACGGTAGGCATTATCTGTGCCATCAAGGGAGACCGCAGTCATAATGAAGGAATCAAAGTTGGCGCTTTATTAAAAAGGCTTTTTACTTTTCCGCCCTTTATCGCTTGTGTACTTGCGGTTATACTATCACAATATGTCGACTTGGGCATAACCGAACCATTCTTTGATAAAATTGCATCAACAGTTGCTCCCTTAGCCTTGTTCTCTGTTGGCCTGCAGCTCCAGTTTAAGGGAATGAAGCGAGAGATTTCTCAGATCTCCATGACATTATTATATAAGTTGATGCTAGCCCCTGCTTTGGTTCTGCTAGCTGCTGTGGCAATGGGCATAAAAGGTGATATTGCACGTGTCAGTATTATGGAGGCAGCCATGCCCACCTTAATAACAGCAAGTATGGTCGTACAACAATTCAGGTTGAACACCAAACTGATCAACTTGATCATCGGCTTGGGCATTATTCTCAGTCTGTTTACAACTGCCCTCTGGTCTTATATCATTTCTATTTTCATTTAA
- the kduI gene encoding 5-dehydro-4-deoxy-D-glucuronate isomerase: MKTNYESRYAISPNECKTLDTKSLRENFLIENIFEADQIHFTYSHYDRYMAGGAMPVADKLKLETIPALLKEPYFLSRRELGIINVGAAGQVEVDGTVYDLANKEALYIGKGVEEVYFSSKDASNPAKFYLNSTPAHHAFPTKKVTKESANKIELGSLETANHRTINQMLLNKIVDTCQLQMGMTELKPGSVWNTMPAHTHDRRMEVYFYFEVPEGQAVAHFMGPVEETRHIWMKNEQAVISPPWSIHSGAGTSNYTFIWGMAGENLDYDDMDKSAITDLK, encoded by the coding sequence ATGAAAACGAATTATGAGTCGCGCTACGCAATTAGCCCAAATGAATGCAAAACACTTGACACCAAGTCTTTAAGAGAGAACTTTTTAATTGAAAATATTTTTGAAGCAGATCAGATCCATTTTACCTATTCACACTATGATCGTTACATGGCAGGAGGCGCCATGCCTGTTGCGGATAAACTAAAATTGGAAACAATACCTGCTCTACTGAAAGAGCCTTATTTCCTCAGTAGAAGAGAGTTGGGGATCATCAATGTGGGCGCAGCTGGACAAGTTGAAGTCGATGGAACCGTCTACGATCTAGCGAATAAAGAAGCTTTATATATCGGTAAAGGAGTTGAAGAGGTCTATTTTAGTAGCAAGGATGCATCAAATCCAGCAAAATTTTATCTGAATTCAACCCCTGCCCATCATGCTTTTCCGACAAAAAAAGTGACAAAAGAATCGGCAAATAAGATCGAACTTGGTTCTCTTGAAACAGCTAACCATAGAACAATCAACCAGATGCTTTTGAATAAGATTGTCGATACCTGTCAGCTGCAAATGGGAATGACAGAGCTTAAGCCTGGATCTGTTTGGAATACGATGCCCGCACATACGCATGACCGTCGTATGGAAGTATATTTCTATTTTGAAGTACCAGAAGGGCAAGCAGTCGCCCATTTTATGGGGCCAGTAGAGGAGACCCGTCATATCTGGATGAAGAATGAGCAAGCTGTGATCTCCCCGCCTTGGTCTATCCACTCTGGAGCAGGAACGAGTAATTATACCTTCATCTGGGGTATGGCAGGAGAAAATTTAGATTATGATGATATGGACAAATCTGCTATAACCGATTTAAAATAA
- a CDS encoding DUF4861 family protein: MRSLLSAVCILGSASSLFAQNTSSLIIQNPSAFERKEVISIPFENFKKHFELKDSIFSIIDQGSKKPLIYQLEKRGKSTPQNVLIAVYIAAKGKIELTVSSAIPSKTANKVFARYVPERKDDFAWENNVVAFRAYGKTLEGTSEDAQGFDYWAKRTEELIIDEWYRTGDYHADHGKGLDYYSVGQTLGVGDIAIYFDKQIHYTKHYRQYEILDNGPIRASFKLIYEPQEINGQKIGIEKEISIDAESQLSKINVRVHNATAATTPIVIGIAKRKEANPVIAIDKKANFFAYWEPEQHGNITGTALLLPEVKKDFMDTPNQFLWSVTAKNNQSLTYYMGAAFNKAGKITSMDAWKNYLKQASEQIHKPLTISYKK, translated from the coding sequence ATGAGATCATTACTATCAGCTGTCTGTATACTTGGGAGTGCATCAAGCTTATTTGCTCAAAATACAAGCTCTTTAATTATTCAGAATCCATCAGCTTTCGAAAGAAAAGAAGTCATTAGCATTCCTTTCGAAAATTTTAAAAAGCATTTTGAATTAAAGGATAGCATTTTCTCCATTATTGATCAAGGATCAAAAAAACCGCTTATATACCAATTGGAAAAAAGAGGAAAATCAACACCTCAAAATGTTTTGATTGCTGTATATATTGCTGCTAAAGGAAAAATAGAACTTACCGTTTCGTCAGCTATTCCATCAAAAACAGCGAATAAAGTTTTTGCTCGCTATGTTCCTGAGCGAAAAGATGATTTTGCGTGGGAAAACAATGTGGTTGCCTTCAGAGCTTACGGTAAAACATTGGAAGGCACTTCTGAAGATGCACAAGGGTTTGATTATTGGGCTAAACGTACTGAAGAGTTAATTATCGACGAATGGTACAGAACTGGAGACTATCATGCAGACCACGGAAAAGGCCTAGATTACTATTCTGTTGGTCAAACCTTAGGCGTTGGAGACATAGCCATCTATTTTGACAAACAGATCCACTACACAAAACACTATCGCCAATATGAAATTTTGGACAATGGTCCTATACGGGCTAGCTTCAAATTAATCTATGAGCCTCAAGAAATAAATGGTCAAAAGATAGGGATAGAAAAAGAAATTTCCATCGATGCAGAAAGTCAATTGAGCAAAATCAATGTTCGTGTTCATAATGCGACCGCAGCCACGACACCTATTGTCATTGGTATTGCTAAACGAAAAGAAGCTAATCCAGTTATTGCAATTGATAAAAAAGCAAATTTCTTCGCGTATTGGGAACCAGAACAACATGGAAACATAACCGGAACTGCCTTATTGTTACCCGAGGTTAAGAAAGATTTTATGGACACTCCAAATCAATTTTTATGGAGCGTAACGGCAAAAAACAATCAATCGCTGACCTATTACATGGGTGCCGCATTTAATAAAGCAGGAAAAATTACATCTATGGATGCGTGGAAAAACTATTTAAAGCAGGCATCAGAGCAAATTCATAAACCTTTAACCATTAGCTATAAAAAATAA
- a CDS encoding SDR family NAD(P)-dependent oxidoreductase, with protein sequence MSILQSFDLTGKVALVTGCKRGIGKAMAEALAEAGADIIGVSASLELENSAIQKSVESLGRKFYAYQCDFSKRKDLYAFITKVKEQHPVIDILVNNAGNILRKPAAEHPDEYWDEIIEINQNAPFILTREIGKAMISRGTGKVIFTASLLSFQGGINVPGYAASKGAIASMTKAFANEWASLGVNVNAIAPGYIATDNTEALRDDPERSASILGRIPAARWGQPQDFKGPIVFLSSDASNYVDGTILTVDGGWMGR encoded by the coding sequence ATGTCTATACTACAATCATTTGATTTAACAGGTAAAGTTGCCCTGGTTACAGGGTGCAAAAGAGGGATCGGTAAAGCAATGGCTGAAGCATTGGCAGAAGCTGGTGCGGATATTATCGGTGTTTCAGCTTCATTGGAACTTGAGAACTCTGCTATTCAAAAATCGGTGGAATCTCTCGGTAGAAAATTTTACGCATATCAATGTGATTTTTCAAAGCGAAAGGATCTATATGCATTTATTACAAAGGTGAAAGAACAACATCCTGTCATTGATATTTTGGTCAACAATGCGGGCAATATCTTACGTAAACCGGCTGCTGAGCATCCGGATGAATACTGGGATGAGATCATTGAAATCAATCAAAATGCACCATTTATTTTGACGAGAGAAATAGGTAAAGCTATGATTTCACGTGGAACAGGAAAAGTTATTTTCACCGCATCCTTACTTTCTTTTCAAGGGGGGATCAATGTGCCGGGATATGCCGCATCAAAAGGTGCAATTGCTTCAATGACAAAAGCTTTTGCCAATGAGTGGGCTTCGCTAGGTGTCAATGTCAATGCTATTGCTCCGGGATATATTGCAACAGACAATACGGAAGCGTTGCGCGATGACCCAGAGAGATCTGCTTCTATTTTAGGTCGTATTCCTGCTGCAAGATGGGGACAGCCCCAAGACTTCAAAGGGCCGATCGTATTTTTAAGTTCTGATGCGTCTAACTACGTGGATGGAACAATTCTAACAGTCGATGGTGGCTGGATGGGTCGATAA
- a CDS encoding formylglycine-generating enzyme family protein, with amino-acid sequence MIKKVWILLLGIVICTSQSFAQEQRFIDIGAGTYILGDTLSLDNPRRVVSLSAFSIAETELTNEAFAAFVGSTNYITLAERYHNAMVFEPGLAEFRWLQDSTAYWRFPNGTSRGDIEEKMDHPVTCISYRDALAYCEWAGVRLPSLEEWEVASRAGSQTRYFEGVELDNIMDYANIWHGRNHLVADTTDGFLYTSPVKSFKANPLGLYDIYGNVFEFCEGSLVRDQGRKVAHARGGSWWCSKNSCASFNSQYIGSVNPSASFSNLGFRVAKKK; translated from the coding sequence ATGATAAAGAAAGTCTGGATTTTACTGCTCGGAATCGTTATTTGCACCAGTCAATCCTTTGCACAAGAGCAACGGTTTATAGACATAGGAGCAGGCACCTATATATTAGGCGACACACTCAGTTTAGATAACCCTCGTAGAGTTGTCAGTCTATCTGCTTTTTCAATCGCTGAGACCGAATTAACAAATGAGGCATTTGCAGCATTTGTGGGTTCGACCAATTATATCACGTTGGCAGAACGATATCACAATGCTATGGTCTTTGAACCAGGTTTAGCAGAATTTCGATGGCTACAGGATAGTACGGCTTATTGGCGGTTTCCAAATGGAACAAGCAGGGGGGACATTGAAGAAAAGATGGATCATCCCGTAACGTGTATATCCTATCGTGATGCATTAGCCTATTGCGAATGGGCAGGAGTTCGTCTACCATCATTAGAGGAATGGGAAGTAGCTTCAAGAGCGGGCTCGCAAACCAGATATTTTGAAGGTGTAGAGTTAGATAACATCATGGATTATGCTAATATATGGCACGGAAGAAATCATTTAGTTGCCGATACGACAGATGGTTTTCTATATACCTCACCTGTTAAATCATTCAAAGCAAATCCTTTAGGTTTATATGATATATATGGCAATGTTTTTGAATTTTGCGAAGGATCGCTAGTTCGAGATCAAGGGCGAAAAGTAGCGCATGCGCGCGGTGGCTCATGGTGGTGCAGTAAAAATAGCTGCGCTTCCTTCAACTCACAATATATAGGTTCGGTCAACCCCAGTGCTTCTTTTAGTAACCTCGGTTTTCGAGTTGCAAAGAAAAAGTAG